The sequence TGACGGAAGCTGGATTCGGAACCGACCTGGGCGCGGAAAAATTTTTCGACATCAAATGCCGGACTGACAGCTTGCATCCTTCCGTCGCCGTCATCGTCGCCAGTGTCCGCGCCTTGAAGATGCACGGCGGAATCCCTTTGAACGAGATTTCTCGACCCAATCCGGACGCCGTGTGGCGGGGATGCTGCAACCTGCGCGTGCATGTGGAAAACATCCGCAAATTCGGCGTTCCGCCCGTCGTCGCCGTCAACCGCTTTCCCAGCGATGCGGAGGAGGAGATCGCGTCGGTGATGGAATTTTGCGAAGGAAGCCATGTCCCGGCAGCGATATCGGATGTCTGCGCCAAGGGCGGAAAAGGCGGACTCGAACTGGCGGAAAAAGTAATCAAAACTAGCAAGGAAACGCCCAGCCATTTCAAGCCGTTATACGATTTGAGTCTCTCCCTGAAGGAAAAAATCGCCTGCATCGCCAAGGAAATCTATCGCGCCGACGATGTCGTCTATTCGGCCAAGGCGGAGCGCAACCTCAAACTGATCGAGAAGCACGGCTTCGGCGGGCTGCCGGTTTGCATGGCGAAAACGCAATCGTCGCTTTCGGAAGATAAAACCAAATTCGGCGCCCCAACCGGCTGGTCGCTTCACGTGGAAGATATCGTTCCCCGCGCCGGCGCCGGATTTATCGTCGCCATCACCGGCGATATGATGCTGATGCCCGGTTTGCCCAAAGAACCCAACGCTGTAAAAATTAACCTTCTACCCGATGGCAGTATCGTGAATTTGTTCTAGCAATGGCGATTTTTGCCGGGTGGCAAGGGCAAGGTTGTTTTTGCCCTTGAATTAGCTGCTCGTCACACGCCGCAATTTTAAGAGGGAGACCATAAAGCATGACGACGGAAACCAAAACGTTATCATGGACCAATTTCGTTCGGGAAAATGCGTTCTTGCTTGGCCTGGCTTTGATAAAATTATTCGTCCATTTCGCCGTCAACGCCCGCGACAGCGTCTTTCGCGATGAACTGTATTATATCGCCTGCGGCAAGCATCTGGCGTTCGGCTATGTCGATCATCCTCCCTTCGTCGCCTTGATGGCGGCGTTGTCTCGATGGTTTTTGGGCGATTCGATTTTCGCCTTGCGTCTATCCTCCGCCATCGCAGGAGCCGCGATGGTTTTTATTACTGGCCTATTGGCGCGAGAAATGGGCGGCAAACGCTTCGCGCAGAATCTCGCCGCTCTCTGCGCGCTGTTGGCGCCCATTTATTTGGGGATCGATAGTTTTTTTTCCATGAACGCCTTCGATCAATTGTTCTGGCTGCTAGGCGCGTATCTTCTGGTTTTATTGATTAAGCGGGAATCCCGTGGATTATGGGTGACGTTTGGCGTCGTCATGGGTTTAGGTTTGATGAACAAAATTTCCCTATTGTTTTTTGGATTCGGCTTGTCGATCGGCATTCTCTTGACGCCCAATCGGCGCTGGCTGCTTAAACCTTGGATATGGATTTCGGGAGGAATCGCGTTTCTGATTTTTATACCCCATATTTTATGGCAGATGGCCAATGGCTGGCCGACGTTGGAGTTCATTCGCAACGCCTCTCAATATAAAAACGCCTCCTTATCGCCTTGGGAATTCGTAAAAGCGCAAATCGTATTGGCGCATCCTCTTATGCTCCCGATTTGGTTAGCGGGACTCTTGCGGCTTTTTTTCCATAGAGAAGAGAAGCCGTTTCGCCTTTTAGGATGGATTTATATCGCCGCCATGATCGTATTCATTCTGAATAACGGCAAACCTTACTATTTGGCGCCAGCGTATACTTTCCTCTTTGCGGCGGGCGCCATCGTTTTCGAGAACGGTATCGATGCGCTGCGCAAGCCTTGGCTCAAACCGGTTCTCTGCGCCGTTCTGATAACAGGGGGAGCGCTTACGGCGCCGATGGCTCTGCCCATTCTTCCTTCGGACATGTTCATTCGCTACAACCAAATCCTGGGAATAGAGGCTCCACGCGAGGAAAATCATGAAATGGGCGTCTTGCCGCAATTCTTCGCCGACCGTTACGGGTGGAGGGAAATGACAGAGGCGATAGCGGAGGTCTATAATCGGCTTCCTCCCGATGAACGGCGCGAATGCGCCATTATCGCTGGAAATTATGGCCAGGCGGGAGCCATCGATTATTTCGGTCCTTCTCTCGGCTTGCCCAACGCCGTCTGCGGACATAACAATTATTTTCTATGGGGACCGGGAGATAAGAGCGGCGATATCGCCATCGTCTATGGCCATTCCCGCGAGGACTGCGAAAAATCTTTCGAAAGCGTCGAGCAGGCGGCTATATTTACACATCCCTACGTTATGCCTTACGAGAACAACAAATCAATATTTATATGCCGGAAAATCAAAAAACCTATTCAAGAACTCTGGCCGCAAATAAAGAGATATATTTAGTGCGACGCGATTTTTTCCTGAATATTCTAAGCCTCCTTATTCTGACATCCAAAACGCCGCTTTGGAAAAAAAGACGGGGGGAATATGATAGATAATAACCGACTACTGCTTGATATCGATATTATCTCAAATCAAATAGATCGTTGCTTATGACCAATTCGAATAATACTCAATCCCCCGAAATCTCCATCGTCGTTCCCTGTTACAACGAAGAGGAAAACGTTCTTATCCTTTGGCGCTCGCTGCATGAGGTGATGGACGCTTTGGGACGCGATTACGAGCTTCTTTTCGTCAACGACGGCAGCGCCGATGGTACGGAAGCGGTTTTAACCGGACTGAAAACGCAAGATGCGCGTATGCGCGTCATTCGCTTGAAAAAGAACTCAGGCCTTTCCTCGGCGCTTTTGGCGGGATTTCAATCGGCGCGGGGGGAGTATATCGTAACTTTAGACGCCGACTTGCAGAATGATCCGCAGGACATCCCTCAACTACTGGCCTATTTGCCGGAATACGATATGGCCTTCGGTTGGCGCAAAGACCGCAAGGACAACATCATTCGCGTTCTTTCCACCAAGATCGCCAACGGCGTGCGCAATTATCTTACGCAAGAGAATATTCCCGATATCGCCTGCACGCTGAAAGCTTTCAAGCGTTCCTGCCTGAACTCGATCAAAATGTACAAGGGGATGCACCGCTTCTTGCCGACATTATTCCACATCGAAGGCTATAGGACGATTCAGATTCCCGTCCGCCATCATCATCGCCAATTCGGCCAGGCGAAATACGGCGTATGGAACCGCCTCTTCGTTTCCACCGCCGACTGTTTCGCCGTGCGCTGGATGATCCGGCGGCGCATCCAATTCGAGAAGGAAGAGATCGAATAAACCCAATGCTTTTAGAAATAACAAACATGAGCAAGCTGCGCCGCGGCTTTTGGATTCTTTTCTGGGCGGGTCTCGCCGCGCGGCTGTTGTATGTGACGGCGGGTTTCATCGAGTTGTCGCCGGATGAAGCCTATTACTGGCAATGGTCGCGGCGGCTGGATTGGAGTTATTACAGCAAGGGGCCGTTAGTGGCTTTTCTGATTCGCTTGGGAACGCTAATCGGCGGCGATACGGCGTTCGGCGTCCGATTACCGACAGTGATACTATCCGCGTTGACGCTTTATTTTTCTCTGAGACTCTACGACCGGCTTTTCCCCAAGGACGATCTCGGCGTTTTTTTTATGGCCGTGTTTTACAACACGATTCCCCTTATGTTAGTTGGCAGCATGATCGCGACCATCGATCCCCCTTTGTGCGCCGCCTGGATGGGCGGAACGCTAGCCTTGCATAAAGCGGTGAGGGGCGAGCGTTGGGGTTGGGCGGGATTGGCGTTGGCGCTAGGTTTCGGCATCGCCGCTAAGTATACCATGCTGCTCTTTCTTCCTACCATATTCTTTTATCTTTTATCTTCTTTTGAAAACTGTCTATGGATGAAGCGGCTGAAACCCTATCTCGCCATCGCATGCGGAATGACATTTCTTCTTACAGCCTTGATTTGGAACGAACAGCATCAATGGGTTACTTATCGCCATACGATGGCTTTAGGGCATATCGGCGCAGCGACCCAGTGGCCGAAAAACCTGATCAATTTTCTCGAAATGATGGGAACGCAGGCGGGCGTCATTTCCCCCATTCTCTTCGTTTTGTTGATAATGGGCGTATGGATTCATGGAAGCAAACTATTGCACTTCTTCAGGGATGAGACCTATGATGGATCGGCGTTGATTCTGTCTTCTTGCGCGCCCGTCTTTCTTTTTTATTTTCTGCTCTCTTTCGAGCGGCCGATCAATGCCAATTGGCTGGCGGTCGTTTATCCTCCCGCTATCCTCGCCGGGGCGCAGGTTTGTGCGGAAAAATGGCGGGAAGGGTGGGGAAGAAAGTTATTGCCAGCAGGCGCGGCGCTTGGAGCGATTCTTTGCTTTGGCCTGCTCTTCTCCGATGTCTTTCATTTTCTTAACTTGCCGCAATCGCAAAAATGGGATCCCGCCGCCCGCTTGAAAGGCTGGAAAGATTTTGCTGCTTTAGCGAAGAAGGCCGCCGACGGTTTGCCTCAAGACGTTCCCTATTTCTATTTCGGCGACCGCTATCAGACTTCCAGCGAACTCTCTTTTTATCTTGAAGATCATCCCTGGACTCTTTGCGCTTCCAGCGTTCCGCTTTCCAATCAATACGACGTTTGGGGCGGATCCCGGCAAAAAATCGGCTGGAACGGCGTCTTCGCCATGCGCGACAAACGCGCGGAATCGTTGATCCTGCCCTGGCAAGTGGATAAAGCTTTCGCCCGCGTCGAATCCGCCGGAGAAGCCACCGTGGTACGCTATGGGAAAATCATCCGCTGCGACCGCGTCTGGCGCTGCTTCGATTTCAAAGGATGGCCGATGCAAGTGGAATTGAATCCTTGACGGAGAAGGAAGGCTGATGGGATTGTTCAAAGCGTATTTCAATTATAAAAAGTTGGCTTTATGGGCATTTCATGGCCTGATGATTTCCATCCTTCTCTATTTCGATACCCCCATGTATCGCGGTTTTCAATCCGCCTTGCAATGGATGAATCAGCAATCGTTTATTCTTTATCATGAAATCGTCAAACTGCGCCACTGGCGTTTCTTCAATGAATTCGGCTGCGCTTGGGCGGGGATTTTGATTTGCTATTTTATTTGGGAGTATGATCGGGAAAATCGCAAAAAAATCGTCGTGCTCGCCGTTTCCGCGCTGATTTCCGTTTCGATCTATACGGTTCTCCAAGCAACCGTCGGTAAACTTCGCCCTAGCGTTACCGATGGAGTGGCAACCTACCTGCCGTTTCTTATCGGTTGGCAGTCGGATAACAGTTTGTCGTTCCCTTCGGGACATGCCACGTTTGCGTTTACGCTGGCTTCTTTTTTGGCGCTGCTTTATCCGCGCCGGAAATACTTTTTTCTGCTTATCGCCACCGCCACGGCATTGGCGCGGATCTATTTTCACGCGCATTACTTCTCCGACATATACGCAGGCGGCGTTATAGGCTTCGAAACGACAAATTTCGTCTATTTTTCTTACGAATGGATCACGGCGAAAAAAGGAATCGGCCTCAACGTTTCCGCGCCATAACATCCAAATCGCGAGCTCTTCCAGTTTTTGCCAATAAATTCATGGATTGATAATAAAAAAGGATAAGTTATACTTTTTATTGATCTATTCGATTGATGCCTTTCTTATCGCTGGAACCATCCGCCGCCGCTTTAGAACTCATCATAAGGATAATCGCAGAACCATTCGATTTTACAAGGAGATTTTATGTCCGCAACGATTTCATCGCTGCCGGGTTTTAGCGATTTGGCATTGCCCGAACCTTTGATGAAGGCCCTGAAAGATGTGGGGTACGAAACGCCTTCGCCCATCCAAGCGGCGACGATCCCGCCTCTTCTGGCAGGGAAAGACGTGCTGGGACAAGCTCAAACCGGAACCGGGAAGACCGCCGCCTTTGCGCTGCCCATCTTATCGCGCATCGATCTGAAGCGGATGGAACCGCAAGCGCTGGTGCTTACGCCTACGCGGGAATTGGCGATTCAAGTCGCCGAGGCTTTCCAGCGCTACGCCGCTCACTTGAAAGGATTTCACGTCTTGCCCATTTACGGAGGACAGGATTTCAGCGGCCAATTGCGTCAATTGAAGCGGGGCGTCCACGCCGTAGTAGGAACGCCGGGTCGGGTGATGGACCACATGCGCCGCGCCACGCTTAACCTCGATGCGCTGAGATGCCTGGTGCTCGACGAAGCGGACGAGATGTTGCGCATGGGATTCATCGAGGATGTGGAGTGGGTGTTGGAACAGACGCCGCCGCAACGCCAGGTGGCGCTATTTTCCGCCACCATGCCGGAGACGATCCGCCGCATCGCCAAACGTTATCTGCGAGATCCCGAAGAAGTAACCATCAAAGTGCGGACGGTTACGGCGGAAACCATTCGCCAACGCTATTGGATGGTGAGCGGACTGCATAAACTCGACGCCCTGACGCGGATTTTGGAAGCGGAATCTTTTGACGGCATGATCGTATTCGTGCGCACCAAAACGGCGACGGAAGAACTGTCGGAAAAACTGGAAGCGCGCGGCTTCGCCTCGGCGCCGCTCAACGGCGATATCCAACAGAAGCAGCGCGAACGCACGGTGGAGAGATTTAAAGCGGGAAAGCTCGATATCCTGGTCGCCACGGACGTAGCGGCGCGGGGACTTGACGTAGACCGGGTCAGCCATGTCGTCAATTACGATATCCCCAACGACGCCGAATCGTACGTCAACCGCATAGGCCGCACTGGCCGGGCGGGACGCAGCGGCGAAGCGATTCTATTCGTCGCCCCGCGCGAAAGGCAGATGCTGCACGCCATCGAAAAATCGACGAAACAGAATATCGAGATGATGGCGCTGCCCACGACGGAAATTATCAACAACAAGCGCATCGCCAACTTTAAACAACGGATCACCGATACGCTGGCCGTCAACGAGATCGGATTGTTTTATCAAATCGTCGAACAATACCGCCAAGAGCATAATACTCCTCCGCTGGAGATCGCTGCTGCTTTGGCAAAAATTGCGCAAGGCGGCAAAGACCTGTTGCTGCCCAACGAACCGAAGCCGCCTAAACCCGAACCGGAAGAGGCGCTGCCAAGGAAAAGAACATCCTCCAAACGCGGCAAAACCAACTCCGCCATGGAAAAAGGAATGACGCGCTACCGCGTCGAAGTAGGACGCCGCGACGGCGTAAAGCCGGGCAATCTCGTCGGTGCGATTACCAATGAATTGGGTTTGGAAGGTAAAAATATCGGACGGATCGATATCTATGACGATTTCTGCGTCATCGATTTGCCCGACGATCTCCCGCTGGATATTCTGCAGTCGCTTAAAAAAATTTGGGTGGCCGGCAAACCTTTAAAAATATCGAAATATAGCGGCGCTCCCAAATCGGAGCCAGCGACGAAAAAATATAAATATATTTCAAAGACCGCAAAGAATCGGGGGAGTCGTTTTCCCAAAAAAAGCAAAAAGAAATAAACACTTTTTTGCGGCGCCGTTCTCTCACGGTTCGATTGTCGTTCCCAGAACTTGGAGAAATTTCGCCAGCCAATCTGGATGGGCGGGCCAGGCGGGAGCGGTAACGAGATTGCCGTCTACATGCGCTTTGTCGATAGGAACGTCTACCCATAGGCCGCCTGCAAGGACGGCTTCCGGCTTGACGGCGGGATAGGCTGTGCATGATTTCCCTTGCAACGCGCCTGCCGCCGCGAGCAGTTGCGCTCCGTGGCAAATGGCGGCGATGGGCTTTTGGGCGTCGGCGAAATGGCGCACGGCGGCGAGAACGGCGGGATTGAGGCGAAGGTATTCGGGCGCGCGTCCGCCGGGGATGACCAAGGCGTCGTACTCTTCTGCCTTGATCTCGTTGAAAGTTGCGTTCAACGCGAAATTATGGCCGCGTTTTTCGCTGTACGTTTGATCGCCTTCGAAATCGTGCACGGCGGTGCGAACCGTCTCGCCGCTTCTTTTGCTCGGACAGGCGGCATGAACGAGATGCCCGACCATCGTCAAGGCCTGATAGGGAACTATAACCTCATAATCTTCCACAAAATCGCCAACCAGCATGAGTATTTTTTTGACGCTCATGTTTTTTTCCTTTTATTACCCATGTCCGAAAAATTCGTCGCTTTGAAAATTCCTCTCCCAAGATTGGGAGAGGTTAGGTGAGGGTTGATAGTATTAGACTTATTTTCCCCTCACCCTCGCCCTCTCCCAAAGGGCGAAGGAATTTATAAGCAACAATCCTAACGCAGAATGGTATTATACACTCTCGACTGATTATATTACGCTGATTACTCGTCCTCTTTCCGCGCCGTTTTTCTCTTTTTCCGCCGCCTTGCCGATCGCTTCGATCAGCGCCTGGGGATTGCGCATGTGCTGCGCCGCTTCTTCGCGGGCGATGATTCCCCGCTGGTAAAGGCGAATCAGCGAAGCGTCCATCGTCATCATGCCATCCTTCGCTCCCGTTTCGATGACGCTGTAAAGTTGATGCGTTTTTTGTTCGCGAACAAGGGCCGAGCAGGCATGGTTGTTGCGAAGTATTTCCACAGCCAATACCCGTCCGTTGCCGGAGGCTTTGGGGAGAAGGCGCTGCGAGATAACGGCCAG is a genomic window of Candidatus Omnitrophota bacterium containing:
- a CDS encoding glycosyltransferase family 39 protein; amino-acid sequence: MTTETKTLSWTNFVRENAFLLGLALIKLFVHFAVNARDSVFRDELYYIACGKHLAFGYVDHPPFVALMAALSRWFLGDSIFALRLSSAIAGAAMVFITGLLAREMGGKRFAQNLAALCALLAPIYLGIDSFFSMNAFDQLFWLLGAYLLVLLIKRESRGLWVTFGVVMGLGLMNKISLLFFGFGLSIGILLTPNRRWLLKPWIWISGGIAFLIFIPHILWQMANGWPTLEFIRNASQYKNASLSPWEFVKAQIVLAHPLMLPIWLAGLLRLFFHREEKPFRLLGWIYIAAMIVFILNNGKPYYLAPAYTFLFAAGAIVFENGIDALRKPWLKPVLCAVLITGGALTAPMALPILPSDMFIRYNQILGIEAPREENHEMGVLPQFFADRYGWREMTEAIAEVYNRLPPDERRECAIIAGNYGQAGAIDYFGPSLGLPNAVCGHNNYFLWGPGDKSGDIAIVYGHSREDCEKSFESVEQAAIFTHPYVMPYENNKSIFICRKIKKPIQELWPQIKRYI
- a CDS encoding glycosyltransferase family 2 protein, whose amino-acid sequence is MTNSNNTQSPEISIVVPCYNEEENVLILWRSLHEVMDALGRDYELLFVNDGSADGTEAVLTGLKTQDARMRVIRLKKNSGLSSALLAGFQSARGEYIVTLDADLQNDPQDIPQLLAYLPEYDMAFGWRKDRKDNIIRVLSTKIANGVRNYLTQENIPDIACTLKAFKRSCLNSIKMYKGMHRFLPTLFHIEGYRTIQIPVRHHHRQFGQAKYGVWNRLFVSTADCFAVRWMIRRRIQFEKEEIE
- a CDS encoding glycosyltransferase family 39 protein, producing MSKLRRGFWILFWAGLAARLLYVTAGFIELSPDEAYYWQWSRRLDWSYYSKGPLVAFLIRLGTLIGGDTAFGVRLPTVILSALTLYFSLRLYDRLFPKDDLGVFFMAVFYNTIPLMLVGSMIATIDPPLCAAWMGGTLALHKAVRGERWGWAGLALALGFGIAAKYTMLLFLPTIFFYLLSSFENCLWMKRLKPYLAIACGMTFLLTALIWNEQHQWVTYRHTMALGHIGAATQWPKNLINFLEMMGTQAGVISPILFVLLIMGVWIHGSKLLHFFRDETYDGSALILSSCAPVFLFYFLLSFERPINANWLAVVYPPAILAGAQVCAEKWREGWGRKLLPAGAALGAILCFGLLFSDVFHFLNLPQSQKWDPAARLKGWKDFAALAKKAADGLPQDVPYFYFGDRYQTSSELSFYLEDHPWTLCASSVPLSNQYDVWGGSRQKIGWNGVFAMRDKRAESLILPWQVDKAFARVESAGEATVVRYGKIIRCDRVWRCFDFKGWPMQVELNP
- a CDS encoding phosphatase PAP2 family protein is translated as MGLFKAYFNYKKLALWAFHGLMISILLYFDTPMYRGFQSALQWMNQQSFILYHEIVKLRHWRFFNEFGCAWAGILICYFIWEYDRENRKKIVVLAVSALISVSIYTVLQATVGKLRPSVTDGVATYLPFLIGWQSDNSLSFPSGHATFAFTLASFLALLYPRRKYFFLLIATATALARIYFHAHYFSDIYAGGVIGFETTNFVYFSYEWITAKKGIGLNVSAP
- a CDS encoding DEAD/DEAH box helicase; amino-acid sequence: MSATISSLPGFSDLALPEPLMKALKDVGYETPSPIQAATIPPLLAGKDVLGQAQTGTGKTAAFALPILSRIDLKRMEPQALVLTPTRELAIQVAEAFQRYAAHLKGFHVLPIYGGQDFSGQLRQLKRGVHAVVGTPGRVMDHMRRATLNLDALRCLVLDEADEMLRMGFIEDVEWVLEQTPPQRQVALFSATMPETIRRIAKRYLRDPEEVTIKVRTVTAETIRQRYWMVSGLHKLDALTRILEAESFDGMIVFVRTKTATEELSEKLEARGFASAPLNGDIQQKQRERTVERFKAGKLDILVATDVAARGLDVDRVSHVVNYDIPNDAESYVNRIGRTGRAGRSGEAILFVAPRERQMLHAIEKSTKQNIEMMALPTTEIINNKRIANFKQRITDTLAVNEIGLFYQIVEQYRQEHNTPPLEIAAALAKIAQGGKDLLLPNEPKPPKPEPEEALPRKRTSSKRGKTNSAMEKGMTRYRVEVGRRDGVKPGNLVGAITNELGLEGKNIGRIDIYDDFCVIDLPDDLPLDILQSLKKIWVAGKPLKISKYSGAPKSEPATKKYKYISKTAKNRGSRFPKKSKKK
- a CDS encoding DJ-1/PfpI family protein — translated: MSVKKILMLVGDFVEDYEVIVPYQALTMVGHLVHAACPSKRSGETVRTAVHDFEGDQTYSEKRGHNFALNATFNEIKAEEYDALVIPGGRAPEYLRLNPAVLAAVRHFADAQKPIAAICHGAQLLAAAGALQGKSCTAYPAVKPEAVLAGGLWVDVPIDKAHVDGNLVTAPAWPAHPDWLAKFLQVLGTTIEP